The genomic window CCACAGATGCCAGATTTAGATCCATGATGGTGCCATAACTGTCATCGACAGATGGCAtggattgaaaattttaaatatttcctCTGGTCTTAATTAAATGCGGTGAAAGAAACGTTTCTATTAATTAGGaggttttttttaatatattcttGGTTTAACTGTTTGCCAAAGTTCCTGGTCTAGATGGTTATCTTTGAATGGAATTTGATACTAATCAGTGTGCTTCTTTCTGATATGCATGTGGCTGTCGTCTGTATTGGGTAGTACTGCTCTGctgttttttcaattttcttttaaatttttttcatttttaggaATAATATTCAGACATGCACAATATTGTGGAGTTCTATtatttgcttcttctttttcttctttgttattGGTTTCTCAATAGATGTTTGAAATTAAATTGTCTACACATACTACAGGTTACAAATATGGGGTTTGAATTGATATGTTTTCAGCTTAGAAATGTTCCAGTCTGCAGTCTCTAGNNNNNNNNNNNNNNNNNNNNNNNNNNNNCTATAGATAATTCTGTGAAAAATATCCTTTTTAGGCTCTCTTCAGGTAGTACTAGTAGTAGATGGAGTTCTCGTGTTTATTCCACTTAGAGCTTGCATTTATCATGCATGTATATAATAGAACTTACTACTGCATAAATGCATAATGATATATGTGGATTTAGTTTAAAATCTGTACGCACCTGTTGTTATTTTCAAAGTGTGTATATATGTATTTCTCATGTCAGCGAGTGCTGGTGATGCTTCACTGAACACCAATTACCTGTCATTAGCAAGAGTCTTGCTAGTGTTCCATGTGTTATCTCATATATTAAAGTTTGAGATTTGAGATTTCTTTTCCATCACAGAAACTGAAATGTGGGGTCAGCTTTTAAGATATTGTTACTCATCTGTTGTTTTTGTGTAATTTCAGGTGTGGTCTTTAAAAGATTTAGAGAACTCGGGCTATTTGTCAAAGCATCTTGCATCTATAGATGTTATTACTTCTTTGACTTAGATTCCAGTTAAGAGAGTAATTTCTCTGGACACTGATTATGGAATCCAACGGtcatagaagagtaaagaaacACGATCATCATGTTAAAGAAAATGGAAATTCCCATATGCTTGATGCTGATGAAGAGCTTGATCCATGGACAGCTTGGGCATACAAGCCTCGGACAATCACATTGTTACTTGTTGGTGCTTGCTTTCTTATGTGAGGACTCTTCTGCTTATGTTATTGCTAATGAGTAAAGTTCTGTATTTATTACTTGGAAAAGTTCTTGTTTTTCTGAAATATTATTGGTTGTATATGTCAGTTGGGCAAGTGGGGCACTTGATCCAGAAAGAGATGCATCTGGTGATATTGTCACTTCCGTTAAAAGGTTTAGTATTTGACATTTGATGATCATGCTGCTTTGTTAAATTTTTTACTTCTTTGTACAATGCTAAATGATCACAAAATTGTTTTCTCTGTAGGGGTATATGGGCAATGATTGCTGTTTTTCTTGCTTATTGCCTGCTTCAAGCTCCTTCGACGTGAGTAATCAATGTGAACTTATTTTGtgtagttttttttcttttcatgtatttatatTGTTAATGGATTGGATGTATACATTAGTTTGCAAAGGTAATTCCTTTATCATGTTAAATATAGTAGTCTGGTGTATTTAGTGCGTTTTAAGTCTTGATCTTAAGAGATTGTTTTGAGGTCTTTCATGTGGATTTCCTCCATGATATGATTATTTTTTGCCTTTACCTTGGGGTTTGGGGATTGAATATCTGAATTTTTAGCTTCTGGGTTTGAGGGTGTTTGAGACTTTAATTCCTGAATTtatcatttaatatttttttcccaTTTAATTAGAAACTATGTTTGGgagaattttatatttattatgcaGAAAATGATTCAACTGGTCTAGATATTAGTTTTTATCACCATTAGGAATATAAGTTAATATCCCAAGTAATCTGATATAGGCAAGGTCTCATTCAAGATTTGATGGTTTGGGGGTCGTTTAACTAAAGCACAGTGTGAATAACTTTCTTTAATTTTATGGCAAAGGAAGTTACTGAAAGTTCTAATTGGTAATGTAGTTTAATAGAATTCGTCCATTACAAATCTTTAAAATAATCATACCTAAATGTTTCTACTAAGTTGCAGCCTGTGACACTATGAATTTATACTGGCTCCTGTTGAATATGAATGATGGTAGAGGAGCACTTAGCTCAGCAAAACTAGTAGTTTCATCAATCCTCGAGAGTATCTCTGTATAAACTGTTTTTTTGTCCTCTTTTGTTCAGGGTTCTTATTAGGCCACATCCTGCTATTTGGCGCTTGGTGCATGGGATGGCTGTTGTTTACCTGGTTGCTCTCACATTTTTGCTTTTTCAGGTTTGCTGTTATGTTTTGTTTTGGAAATGCTCTTGGTGAAAAATGTCAATATGTATGATGCATGCATATCGAGTTTAAAATTAGCTTTTCTACTAATGAGAAATTTAAAAATGCTATTTTGTGTTGcttctttgcatttttattttttgaaacttGCATCTTTTAGATTGCACCGACTTTCTGTCTTATGTACATGATTCCTGCCACCTTTTGATCTCTCTAAACTGAATCAATGTGCGCTGGACTAACATGTGCGGCCTTGATTTGTTATTTACAGACGCGTGACAATGCTCGGCAGTTTATGAAGTTTCTTCATCCTGATCTTGGCATTGGTAATTCAATCTGCTCCCTTCTGTCTAGCCTTTAACTCTCGGTTGAGCTTGTTGTATCAACTCTGTTTGTTGGTTGTGGATCCAGCCTGTGATACCTTTATGTTCAGAATTTGTaatgattttatatgatttttgcaGAACTTCCGGAAAGATCTTATGGGGCTGATTGCCGCATATACCTACCTGAGAACCCTGCAAATAAGTTTAAGAATCTTTATGTACGGTTACTTTTTTCCTGTCCTTTTTCCCCATTTATTCTCAATATCATTCTACAAATTGAATTTGGATCTTATGTATTGTGGTCCATTTTCTAGGAAACACTTTTTGATGAGTTTGTTCTAGCTCATATTATTGGCTGGTGGGGAAAGGCTATATTGATTCGTAATCAGCCTCTTCTTTGGGTGTTATCGATTGGTTTTGAGATGATGGAGGTTAGCCCTTGATAATAAGAATTCATCGAAATTTCATTTCATTGTGGATTAAGCCcttaatacttttttttcttcatatctattttatattatcttttattGTTTATAAACTATTTTGTGTTTGTGTTATCAGCTTACTTTTCGTCACATGTTACCGAATTTCAACGAGTGCTGGTGGGATAGTATTATTCTTGACATATTCATCTGCAATTGGTTCGGTAAGGGTTCTCTGAATTCCTTTCTTTTAAATCATTTTTGCAAAAATTGCAGCTTTTGATTTGTTAATTGAAGAACGATCATGGTGGCTATATCACCACATCTGAAACGTTGCATATAGTAATTGAATTGTACTTTGATATGTTCTCAACACATTCTTGATTCACAAACAGGGTCAGCCCCTCAAATGCTGGAAGCTTGAGACAGTAACCTTGGTGGATATCTTTTAATATCTTCATTGAACCAAATGGAGGATTTACTATTCTTGCAGAGTTTTGTTCGTTAATGCAATCTGACATTGAATTCTCAGATCCGATTGTAACGCATTACTTGGATTAACATACAGGTATTTGGGCTGGAATGCATACTGTGAGGTACTTTGATGGGAAAACATACAAGTGGGTTGGTCTGAGCCGCCAGCCTAATATTATAGGAAAGGTATGTGTTTATTTTGATTGCTTGTATACCACATAATTTTTGAATCTTTGCTTTCTGTAGATTGATGTCTCAGTGATTTGGACAAATACTCTTAATTTCCTGCTGTGTCAAAAATCAGTATTTATTTTGTGATATTAGCATAATCACTTCAActttaaaatgaaaagaaaaagaaacaagacTACCAATGGAAGTTCTCGACAGAATTTtggattttttgtccacattgaatTTGTTATAATTGTGTAGGGGACTGAATGTGATCTTTGTTTTGTTCTCTTTTTCTAAACATGAAATTTGCATCAGGTGAAACGAACATTGGGCCAGTTCACACCAGCGCACTGGGATAAAGACGAGTGGCATCCGTTGCTTGGTCCTTGGCGATTTATTCAAGTGCTTAGTCTTTGTATTGTATTTTTGACAGTAGAGCTCAACACATTCTTTTTGAAGTTTTGTCTCTGGATACCTCCTCGAAATTCTGTAGTTATATATAGGTTGATTTTATGGTGGCTGCTTGCAATTCCAACAATTCGTGAATACAATACATACCTTCAAGACAGGTTCATTCTCCATCTCTCTTGTTCTCCCGGCCCAATGTAATTACATTTTTCTGTTTGCGTAGTTTATGCATGTTGAATCTCAACCGACGTTAACATCTATTGTTTCTAACATTTTACTTTGTCGGCTTTATTCGTCATTCCGAATCTTTTAGGAAACCAGTCAAAAAGGTTGGAGCATATTGTTGGCTCTCTCTTGCTATTTGCATTGTTGAGCTTTTGATTTGTATCAAGTTTGGACATGGTAGGTCTCTTCTCATCTGCATATTTTATATGTGTTATGTCTTGTATACGATATTTCGATTGTTGATTTCGTCTATGCCTTCGTTGTGTTTTGCCAGGTTTGTACCCGAAACCGATGCCGATATGGCTGGTAATATTCTGGTCATCTGTAGGTGTGGCCATTGTTACATTTCTACTATTGTGGTCTTGGCATCCCCACCTAATTCTAGGGAAGAAGAGGCGATagagtttttctttttattcttttcctGGTATTTTTTGCTTGTGCACTATTCTTTGATTCCTTCTTGATTTTTATGGGTATCCATTTCCATAAATGGTGTAAATACTATTTATCTACCTCATAATTGTAAATGTCTAAGTGATTATTCTCCTAGGTTAGTAGGTCATAGTTTCTTGGGGCAGCAAATATTAGGGTTCATTTGATATGATAGAGGAATGAATATAGTGCTTATGAGGCTTATGAATAGGTTTCCACCATATTAGTGAATTGGCCAATCTCTGTTCCTTGGAATGAATCATTATTCTTAAACTTGTAATCACTCATTTGAATGAAATTTTGAATGGAGCCATTTGTGTGCATTTGATTTAGTGTGACATTTTTAACATCCGGATGTGATCTCATTTCgtgaatattttcagcatttccAATTGTAATATGTTGCTCTAATAATCAAGTGGGTCACGAGTAAAAGTTGAAACTAAGattaaaacatgaatttaaatatTACTTCCAACTTTTTGTGATGTACTTGAAAGTTGAAACTGTTATACGAGACTCAATAATATATGTCCATGGAAGTTAAGTAGTTGGCGTTCCGTCTGTTTGCATCGAGTGTTTTGTGTTGAACCAGTCATTAACGATTATGTTtaagagaattaaaagaaaagggaaagaaaaaaaagagaaaagaaaagcgaGTCAAGTCTCAAACTAATCCTAATACACatctttttgtttaaaaaatatattttttaatcaatcatataatttttttattaaataaccaAAT from Arachis ipaensis cultivar K30076 chromosome B09, Araip1.1, whole genome shotgun sequence includes these protein-coding regions:
- the LOC107618369 gene encoding CDP-diacylglycerol--serine O-phosphatidyltransferase 1 isoform X2; the encoded protein is MESNGHRRVKKHDHHVKENGNSHMLDADEELDPWTAWAYKPRTITLLLVGACFLIWASGALDPERDASGDIVTSVKRGIWAMIAVFLAYCLLQAPSTVLIRPHPAIWRLVHGMAVVYLVALTFLLFQTRDNARQFMKFLHPDLGIELPERSYGADCRIYLPENPANKFKNLYETLFDEFVLAHIIGWWGKAILIRNQPLLWVLSIGFEMMELTFRHMLPNFNECWWDSIILDIFICNWFGIWAGMHTVRYFDGKTYKWVGLSRQPNIIGKVKRTLGQFTPAHWDKDEWHPLLGPWRFIQVLSLCIVFLTVELNTFFLKFCLWIPPRNSVVIYRLILWWLLAIPTIREYNTYLQDRKPVKKVGAYCWLSLAICIVELLICIKFGHGLYPKPMPIWLVIFWSSVGVAIVTFLLLWSWHPHLILGKKRR
- the LOC107618369 gene encoding CDP-diacylglycerol--serine O-phosphatidyltransferase 1 isoform X1, whose protein sequence is MESNGHRRVKKHDHHVKENGNSHMLDADEELDPWTAWAYKPRTITLLLVGACFLIWASGALDPERDASGDIVTSVKRGIWAMIAVFLAYCLLQAPSTVLIRPHPAIWRLVHGMAVVYLVALTFLLFQTRDNARQFMKFLHPDLGIELPERSYGADCRIYLPENPANKFKNLYETLFDEFVLAHIIGWWGKAILIRNQPLLWVLSIGFEMMELTFRHMLPNFNECWWDSIILDIFICNWFGIWAGMHTVRYFDGKTYKWVGLSRQPNIIGKVKRTLGQFTPAHWDKDEWHPLLGPWRFIQVLSLCIVFLTVELNTFFLKFCLWIPPRNSVVIYRLILWWLLAIPTIREYNTYLQDRFILHLSCSPGPMKPVKKVGAYCWLSLAICIVELLICIKFGHGLYPKPMPIWLVIFWSSVGVAIVTFLLLWSWHPHLILGKKRR